A genomic window from Brassica oleracea var. oleracea cultivar TO1000 chromosome C8, BOL, whole genome shotgun sequence includes:
- the LOC106307575 gene encoding serine carboxypeptidase-like 50, producing MVIMKHVPTVFFFLSTLLLLVSVESLRPPLFPDEALPTKSGYLPVKPAPGSSMFYAFYEAQKPTTPLPNDTPLLVWLQGGPGCSSMIGNFYELGPWRVLSNATNLEPNPGAWNRLFGLLFLDSPIGTGFSIAASKQDIPRNQKQVAEQLYAALAEFIEQNPGFENRPVYITGESYAGKYVPAIGYYILKEKPNGKVNLMGLAIGNGLTDPVIQIRTHAVNAYYSGLVNAKQREALEKAQETSVALAKAQKWREATEARTELLTLLRNMTGLATLYNQARMIPYRTDLVVDLMNLREAKKVLGVSETVRFEECSDEVDDALRGDVMKSVKFMVEYALERTDVLLYQGMLDLRDGVVSTEEWVKTMKWSGLGAFLKAERRVWKDGEGDLAGYVQRWGNLTQVAVSGAGHLVPTDKAVNSRDMIEGWVLGKGLFGGGGGDVVKQTLSSSFLAYLNLE from the coding sequence ATGGTGATAATGAAGCACGTCCCTACAGTCTTCTTTTTTCTCTCCACTCTCCTCCTTCTCGTCTCCGTCGAATCTCTACGGCCACCACTGTTTCCCGATGAAGCTCTCCCTACTAAATCCGGTTACCTTCCGGTTAAACCCGCCCCAGGCTCCTCCATGTTCTACGCCTTCTACGAAGCCCAAAAGCCAACCACTCCTCTTCCCAACGACACTCCCCTCCTCGTTTGGCTCCAAGGTGGGCCAGGCTGCTCTTCCATGATCGGCAACTTCTACGAGCTCGGCCCTTGGCGCGTGCTTTCAAACGCCACCAATCTCGAACCCAACCCTGGCGCCTGGAACCGCCTCTTCGGTCTACTTTTCTTGGATAGCCCCATCGGAACCGGGTTCAGCATCGCCGCTTCGAAACAAGACATACCAAGAAATCAAAAACAGGTGGCAGAGCAACTCTACGCAGCCCTCGCGGAGTTCATCGAGCAAAACCCGGGTTTTGAAAACCGGCCGGTTTACATAACCGGCGAGAGCTACGCTGGAAAATACGTTCCGGCCATTGGTTACTACATCCTTAAAGAAAAACCCAACGGGAAAGTGAATCTAATGGGCCTTGCCATCGGAAACGGGCTGACCGACCCGGTGATCCAGATCCGGACCCACGCGGTCAACGCCTACTACTCCGGTTTGGTCAATGCGAAACAGAGAGAGGCGCTGGAGAAAGCTCAAGAGACATCCGTAGCTCTCGCGAAGGCTCAGAAATGGCGCGAAGCAACGGAAGCTAGAACCGAGCTACTGACGCTGCTCCGCAACATGACGGGACTCGCGACGCTATACAACCAAGCGCGGATGATCCCGTACAGGACGGACCTCGTGGTGGATCTCATGAACCTTAGAGAGGCGAAAAAGGTTTTGGGAGTGAGCGAAACGGTGCGTTTTGAGGAATGCAGCGATGAGGTGGACGACGCTTTACGTGGAGACGTGATGAAGAGCGTGAAGTTCATGGTGGAGTACGCGTTGGAGAGAACCGACGTGTTGTTGTACCAAGGTATGCTGGATCTTAGAGACGGCGTCGTTTCGACGGAGGAGTGGGTGAAGACTATGAAGTGGTCGGGGTTGGGTGCGTTTTTGAAGGCGGAGAGGAGGGTGTGGAAGGACGGGGAAGGTGATCTCGCGGGTTATGTTCAGAGGTGGGGGAATTTGACGCAGGTGGCGGTTTCGGGAGCAGGGCATCTTGTTCCGACAGACAAGGCTGTTAACTCGAGGGATATGATCGAAGGTTGGGTTTTGGGGAAAGGTTTGTTCGGTGGTGGTGGTGGTGATGTTGTGAAACAAACGTTATCGTCTAGCTTTTTAGCATATTTAAATTTGGAATGA